GTCGCTTGGGGCACTGCCCATGGACTTCCTGGGGGAGAGGGATAGCGTCGGGAGCCCCCCAGCAAGCAACTGTTCCAGCTCGGAGTGTAGCATCCAGTAGCTGCCGAGCGCTCGCACCGCCCGAACGCCCGCCGCAAACTCCGCCCTGCGAGCCGCCATCAACTCGAACACCCCGACACTCATCGCGTTGTACGCGAGCAACGTCTCGGCTGAGATCTTGCGGCGTAGCGGCAGCACCACGTCCTGGTAGTGACGTGCGAGATCACGAGCCAGCGCGAGCTGCGCGCGCACTCGGCGAACTGCCGAACGAACATCCGCCGCGGTAGCGCTGCTGTCTGCCCGAGCGCGCCGGCGCTCGCTCTCGGCTCGCCCCAGTGCGCCTTGGCCTTGATCGAACAACGGGATCTCCAAATGGACCGCCGGTCCGACGCCCCACTCATCATCCTGACGCTCGACACCGACGCCAGCGCTCACATCCGGTAGCGCGCCGCTCAGTCGAGCCGCATTGGATTTCCCAGTCGCTTCCGCGTAGCGCGCGCGACCGACGCTCAGCTCCACACTGGCTTCGAGTGCAGCTTTCTCCGCCGCAGGTTCGCTCAGGCGCTCGGCGGCGGAAGGCGGAGGCAGCGCGGGCAGCTGCCCACGCACTTGAAAGTCGGTTCCCAGTTGCCAAAAGCCGAGTAGGCGCCCGAGCTCGAGCTTCGCGCCGCGCTCGCCAAGCTCGGCCTCAGCCACGGCTAGCCGCGCTTCTTCGTACGCCGCTTGCTCCGTCGCGAGCTCCAAGTCGTTCAGGTTGCCCGCCTCATGCAGGCGCTTCGCCGCCACATAACTGGCGTTGCTTGCACCCGTTTGCTTGCGCAACAACCCGAGGACGCTGCGCTCGATTTGAAACTGGATCACCGCGCGCCGCACCCCGTAGCTCAGGTCGAGCGTCGCTCCGAGGACTTCGAGCCGCGCGCGGTCGAGGCCCGCATCAGCGGCGTCGGTGCGACTCGGAAGCGTGAGCAAACGTGTCAGGCTCATCGTCACATCGAACTTGAGTTCGGGATCGCTTTCGTTGCCGTAGAACGTAGCGTCGGCACCCAAGCGAGGATTGGGCAGCTTCCATGCGGATACTAAATCCGCACGCGCCATTCCGATGCGCTCGAACTCCGCCTGTATCCGAGGGTTGTTCAAGAGCGCGATTTGCACCGCTGCTTCTTGATCTAGGGGCTGCTTGACCAGCTCCCGGATGCGCTGCTCCGCTGCTTTGGTCCCGTCGAGATGGTACCAGCGCACCTCCTTTCCGGTGCGCGTTCGAACGTCTTGCTTGAGGTCGCCGTAGCCCGCTTGCTGAGACACGCAGCCCACCAGGGACAGGCAGCTCAAGAGCACTGTGAGTGCACGCTTCACTTCGCTCCTCCATGGGCGGCTGGTGCGGCGTCGCCAGGTGTCGGGGAGTGAGTCTCATGCCCGCTAGCATCCGGCGTGGAACCAGCGGTTTCCGGCGTGGGCTTGGCGGAGGACGCAGGCTGCGCAGTGGAGGATGGCGCAGCGGTTGAAGATGGCTGCGCGGTTGAAGATGGCACAGCGTGGCCACCATGCATGTGATGCTGGTGCCCTTC
This Polyangiaceae bacterium DNA region includes the following protein-coding sequences:
- a CDS encoding TolC family protein is translated as MKRALTVLLSCLSLVGCVSQQAGYGDLKQDVRTRTGKEVRWYHLDGTKAAEQRIRELVKQPLDQEAAVQIALLNNPRIQAEFERIGMARADLVSAWKLPNPRLGADATFYGNESDPELKFDVTMSLTRLLTLPSRTDAADAGLDRARLEVLGATLDLSYGVRRAVIQFQIERSVLGLLRKQTGASNASYVAAKRLHEAGNLNDLELATEQAAYEEARLAVAEAELGERGAKLELGRLLGFWQLGTDFQVRGQLPALPPPSAAERLSEPAAEKAALEASVELSVGRARYAEATGKSNAARLSGALPDVSAGVGVERQDDEWGVGPAVHLEIPLFDQGQGALGRAESERRRARADSSATAADVRSAVRRVRAQLALARDLARHYQDVVLPLRRKISAETLLAYNAMSVGVFELMAARRAEFAAGVRAVRALGSYWMLHSELEQLLAGGLPTLSLSPRKSMGSAPSDPAPSHSGH